From Colias croceus chromosome 24, ilColCroc2.1, the proteins below share one genomic window:
- the LOC123702943 gene encoding cell growth-regulating nucleolar protein — protein sequence MVVFTCGHCGESVQKPKVEKHYLTKCRNKNPNLSCMDCFKDFLGNDYESHTKCITEEERYSGKGFQAKEKKGEKKQNAWVEMLQAVLDEQKDASKNVLRIIETISKHNNTPRKKPKFINFVKNVCGHKTNPKDIDAAWDLISVKLGELSKLNSQNQNQNKKENEPKTNGTDESSETSAKIENGHDEIKNDENDDNANTENGKADEGEENNAEEINGDAKEPVKLSKKQRKEEKKRQKYEAELLSAEAPAADDAEEDGETKKKGKKNKNKAEKVNDENVPLDGKNKIKKRKRQDTVTNPEVVDNGVVAKESKKKLKTEEEAEESICLHDQNVARSEETEEKKNGKFDWHEVIISVLQKKGNELPFKRLQKKVLGEYSEYTGDEVDDRIADKFIKKLKSAPNVRVDKNRVTLIEE from the exons atggttgtGTTTACTTGTGGTCATTGCGGAGAATCTGTTCAAAAACCGAAAGTTGAGAAACATTATTTGACGAAATGCAGAAACAAGAATCCTAACTTATCGTGCATGGACTGTTTTAAGGATTTCCT GGGAAATGATTATGAGTCTCACACAAAGTGTATAACTGAAGAGGAGCGTTATTCAGGAAAAGGATTTCAGGCCAAAGAAAAGAAAGGCGAGAAGAAGCAAAATGCTTGGGTGGAAATGTTGCAGGCTGTGCTCGATGAACAAAAGGATGCATCCAAAAATGTTTTGCGCATAATTGAGACTATTAGTAAACATAACAATACACCAAGGAAGAAGCCTAAATTCATCAActttgttaaaaatgtttgtggACATAAAACAAACCCAAAAGACATAGATGCAGCTTGGGACCTCATTTCTGTGAAATTAGGAGAACTATCCAAATTGAACTCGCAAAATCAgaaccaaaataaaaaagagaatGAACCCAAAACAAATGGAACAGATGAATCTTCAGAAACAAGTGCCAAAATAGAGAATGGTCatgatgaaattaaaaatgatgaAAATGATGATAATGCTAATACAGAAAATGGAAAGGCTGATGAAGGTGAAGAAAATAATGCAGAAGAAATAAATGGAGATGCAAAAGAACCTGTGAAATTGTCTAAGAAACAAAGAAAAGAAGAGAAAAAGCGACAAAAATATGAAGCAGAGCTTCTAAGTGCTGAAGCACCAGCTGCAGATGATGCAGAAGAAGATGGCGAAACAAAGAAGAAAGGCAAGaagaacaaaaataaagctgaaaagGTTAATGATGAAAATGTACCCCTCGATGGTAAAAATAAGATCAAAAAACGTAAGAGACAAGATACAGTGACAAATCCAGAAGTTGTTGATAATGGAGTAGTCGCTAAAGAGAGTAAGAAAAAACTAAAGACTGAAGAAGAGGCTGAAGAAAGTATTTGTCTTCATGACCAGAATGTTGCTAGAAGTGAGGAGACAGAAGAAAAGAAGAATGGTAAATTCGATTGGCATGAAGTTATCATATCTGTTCTACAGAAGAAGGGCAATGAGCTTCCATTCAAAAGGCTACAGAAGAAGGTCCTGGGGGAATATTCTGAATACACTGGTGATGAGGTAGATGACAGAATTGCTGATAAGTTTATAAAGAAATTGAAGAGTGCTCCAAATGTGAGGGTCGATAAAAACAGGGTTACGCTTATTGAAGAGTAA